GATCGAGAGccgagaggcggcggcggccgcagATAAACCCTAGCCCCGCCCGTGCccgcctatataaagaggggcgaCGGAACCATCCCTCATCCTCCTCCACTCCACCCCCgcccgccgccgctgctgcttcgACCTCTTCGTCCTCTCGGGAGCTCAAGCGAGGTAACCCATCCTCGCCGTCCCGATTCTGGTTTCGTTTGTGTGCCTTCTCCTCGTCTGTAGATGGATAGATCGAGCGCGTGTATCTGGTAGATCTGCTTTGTTTGGTATCTGAGCTTTGTCGTATGAACTGGTTATCTAGATCGACTAGTTTTGCTTGCTCTGCTTGGTTGGATTTCGAGCCTATCGCTTGGATTTGTTCAACCGGTAGCTTAGCCTCTCAGATTTCCACGGTTTCACCGTGGTTTTCGTTGTTAATTGGTACCATGGTGCCGATCTTATATCTTAGCGGTCGTCATGGGTAGATCTATTCATATATGCCTCGATTCACGGTTAAACATCTTATTAAAATTGAATTAAACATGCCTCACCAGTTTatggtttatccttgtcagatctGTTAAATAATTCTGCTGTAACTGGTAATCGTAGTAGAGtttttcttattcatgttgttaaatTAGAGCTTGCTATCTGCAAGTTGGTTCCTCCTAGTTTAGAGTTCGTTGCTGTACTGTTTGCGTGGTAGCAATTTGGAGATGCAATGAGTGCCCATTGTCTAATGGTAAAGACTGAAGGCCTCCATGCGGGGCCTTCTGATATAGGTTCGATTCCTATTGGGTGCGTCTGTTGACGTTCCTTGCATCTCCACTTTGCTCTGATCCTGAATTACCTTGTTGAGTATTTGCCTTGCCTGCTAATCTTGTTTACTCGGATTAGATCAGCTTGGCTACATGACATGGTATTCTGGACATAGGGTTATCCTAATACTGTTAGCACCCACCTGTATATCCATGTTTTAGTTGTGATTCTGTTTTTCACATGTTTTTACTAGCACTGCTTACATACTTGACATGTTGTTCTACTTTTCTCACATCAGTTGTGTTCTGCCTTTACCTGTTGAGTCAATTGTTGACCGACAGATGTTCTGTTCGCTTTTATTGATGTTCAATTGTGTTCTGTACTAATTTTTGATTGTTTATGCAGTTAGTTAACTGCTCCAGCAGCCATGGGGAAGGAGAAGATTCACATCAGCATTGTGGTCATTGGACATGTCGACTCCGGCAAGTCCACGACCACTGGTCACCTGATCTACAAGCTTGGAGGCATTGACAAGCGTGTGATCGAGAGGTTCGAGAAGGAAGCTGCTGAGATGAACAAGAGGTCCTTCAAGTACGCATGGGTGCTTGACAAGCTCAAGGCCGAGCGTGAGAGGGGTATCACCATCGATATTGCCCTGTGGAAGTTTGAGACCACCAAGTACTCCTGCACCGTCATTGATGCTCCTGGTCACCGTGACTTCATCAAGAACATGATCACTGGTACCTCCCAGGCTGATTGTGCTGTGCTTATCATTGACTCCACCACTGGTGGTTTTGAGGCTGGTATCTCCAAGGATGGCCAGACCCGTGAGCACGCTCTCCTTGCTTTCACCCTTGGAGTGAAGCAGATGATCTGCTGCTGCAACAAGGTATACTTTGTTTGTTCAACCTGTGTTTGTCCCTCAAGCTACGTGATGCCACCTGTGTTATACTAGTCTTTAACTTTGTTCAAACTTGCTGCATGATCTTGATGCTATTTATTAAGTAGTCCCTGAATTGTTTTCTTTTGcctcatgatgttgatgcttgttTCTAGTGAACATGATCTGTATGTAGTGTTTCACATTTCATTACTGTTACACATTGTTTGGCTGTTAAGTCTGTTGTTCACTGAGATGTCCTACTCTGAATAGACTAGACTGTCTGTTTTCAGTTGTCTTGTAAGATTGCAGGAATATGCCAGTTCTACTTCTATTACAATCCATGCAGTTGTTCTTTTAGTTTGTTCTGCTAATTAATTCCTTCTATTGTAACAAATACGTCTTTTACATTTGTTCTAATTGTTCTGCTGTTCTTTTTTTCACAAGCATGTGCTGCCTGTTCGTTTCTATTTATTTCGTTCTTATACATGCCTTAAGTAGTAAGCAGCACTATCTTTGAAACTAATGTGCTTGTTCTGTTCTTTGTAGATGGATGCCACCACCCCCAAGTACTCCAAGGGCCGTTACGAGGAAATCGTGAAGGAAGTCTCCTCATACCTGAAGAAGGTCGGCTACAACCCTGACAAGGTCCCATTTGTCCCCATCTCTGGGTTTGAGGGTGACAACATGATTGAGAGGTCCACCAACCTTGACTGGTACAAGGGCCCCACCCTCCTTGAGGCTCTTGACCAGATCAATGAGCCCAAGAGGCCCTCGGACAAGCCCCTGCGTCTTCCCCTCCAGGACGTTTACAAGATTGGTGGCATTGGAACTGTGCCGGTGGGGCGTGTTGAGACAGGTGTGATCAAGCCTGGCCAGCTCGTCACCTTTGGCCCAACTGGGCTGACCACTGAGGTCAAGTCTGTGGAGATGCACCACGAGTCTATGCTTGAGGCTGGGCCAGGTGACAATGTTGGCTTCAACGTCAAGAATGTTGCTGTGAAGGATATCAAGCGTGGGTACGTGGCCTCCAATGCCAAGGACGACCCC
This region of Lolium perenne isolate Kyuss_39 chromosome 2, Kyuss_2.0, whole genome shotgun sequence genomic DNA includes:
- the LOC127331343 gene encoding elongation factor 1-alpha; amino-acid sequence: MGKEKIHISIVVIGHVDSGKSTTTGHLIYKLGGIDKRVIERFEKEAAEMNKRSFKYAWVLDKLKAERERGITIDIALWKFETTKYSCTVIDAPGHRDFIKNMITGTSQADCAVLIIDSTTGGFEAGISKDGQTREHALLAFTLGVKQMICCCNKMDATTPKYSKGRYEEIVKEVSSYLKKVGYNPDKVPFVPISGFEGDNMIERSTNLDWYKGPTLLEALDQINEPKRPSDKPLRLPLQDVYKIGGIGTVPVGRVETGVIKPGQLVTFGPTGLTTEVKSVEMHHESMLEAGPGDNVGFNVKNVAVKDIKRGYVASNAKDDPAKEAASFVAQVIIMNHPGQIGNGYAPVLDCHTSHIAVKFSEIQTKVDRRSGKEIEAFPKFLKNGDAGFVKMIPTKPMVVETFAQYPPLGRFAVRDMRQTVAVGVIKSVEKKDPTGAKVTKAAAKKK